One Paramisgurnus dabryanus chromosome 9, PD_genome_1.1, whole genome shotgun sequence DNA segment encodes these proteins:
- the LOC135785546 gene encoding protein FAM200C-like, with the protein MHSAMAKRKDETSLQQPKKKVCLTFKQEWLNELVQTDTSDGPDKSVKLSEIFSYGANGIVCKISYEAKIKGEFSTGKTWADWKLDYLKRHLTHKCHIDAVKALYNKKHGTAINQLLGESRESREKRIDLANKSKANPEQIKILIDNVLLAIKMNASMLSVQELHNHLAKYVSLPDSWRSKNYAFEFVESINAVVQAETMEAVRNASVHTLIVDESTDITVHKMLVLYIKFREQNQFAYKTVFAGIIQLARCSAQDIADAITQFYTDHGLDLQKMAMLTSDSASVMLGKHNGVTAILRRQIPHLTEQHCVAHREDLGIDDAWKGMQLMKEVETLLRTVYSLFSRSSVKKSKFDELAKVLEVDSLSFRPLNEVCWLSRYQAVNAFLRNYSLLTEYCSKEADNDDPIAKYCLKKLSDPKYRVAITVLGDVLEELAQLSVSLQRSNLNIIDSHCFARAKMEKLKSQYLWQHIHWSTRVNELLGKHDSAINTAEINLFVRKVCDHLDARFPEGELKEWSAFSLETLDSAIDFDHGRTDVTRLTEKFHAFLKQRDDDVTENICQQYRDFKFTVKEKRKTGALQTFDEMVTWALKTLDFGELAQLIDICGTFQASSADCERGFSLMNRIKTNSRNRLQTTHLDQLMTIRSTQADGSINLDKIYNHWKGIKDRREKF; encoded by the coding sequence ATGCACTCAGCAATGGCGAAACGAAAAGATGAAACATCTCTGCAACAGCCtaaaaaaaaggtttgtttgACTTTCAAACAAGAATGGCTAAATGAACTCGTTCAAACGGATACTAGCGATGGCCCTGACAAATCCGTTAAATTGTCTGAAATATTTAGTTACGGAGCTAATGGGATTGTGTGCAAAATTAGCTACGAAGCTAAAATTAAAGGAGAGTTTTCCACCGGGAAAACGTGGGCAGACTGGAAACTTGACTACCTAAAACGCCACTTAACACACAAATGTCACATTGATGCTGTGAAAGCATtgtacaataaaaaacatgGAACTGCGATTAACCAGCTTCTCGGAGAGTCGAGAGAATCTAGAGAAAAACGTATCGACCTCGCCAATAAGAGCAAGGCAAACCCTGAACAAATCAAAATACTGATCGATAACGTGCTGCTTGCCATTAAAATGAACGCGTCGATGCTATCTGTTCAAGAACTTCATAATCATCTGGCGAAATATGTAAGTCTCCCCGACAGCTGGAGAAGTAAAAACTACGCATTTGAATTTGTGGAGTCAATTAATGCAGTTGTACAAGCTGAGACTATGGAAGCTGTAAGAAATGCCAGTGTTCACACGTTGATAGTTGACGAAAGCACAGACATTACAGTACACAAAATGCTAGTTCTTTACATTAAGTTTAGAGAACAAAATCAATTCGCATACAAAACTGTATTTGCCGGAATCATTCAGCTGGCACGATGCAGCGCCCAGGATATAGCAGATGCAATAACACAGTTCTACACTGATCATGGACTTGATTTGCAGAAAATGGCCATGTTAACGTCTGACAGCGCTTCTGTCATGTTAGGCAAACATAATGGAGTCACTGCAATACTTAGAAGGCAAATACCGCACCTTACAGAACAACACTGCGTTGCTCATCGAGAGGATTTGGGAATTGATGATGCATGGAAAGGCATGCAGTTGATGAAAGAAGTGGAAACACTTTTACGAACAGTATATTCACTATTCAGTAGGTCTTCTGTAAAGAAAAGCAAATTCGACGAGTTGGCAAAAGTATTAGAAGTGGATTCACTGTCTTTCCGACCGCTGAATGAGGTTTGCTGGTTGTCACGTTACCAAGCTGTTAATGCTTTTTTGCGGAATTACAGTCTGTTAACGGAGTATTGTTCAAAAGAAGCAGACAACGACGACCCGATTGCGAAATACTGTCTCAAAAAACTGTCTGATCCCAAGTACAGAGTTGCAATTACTGTTCTCGGAGATGTGTTGGAAGAACTAGCTCAGCTCAGTGTCTCCCTGCAGCGCAGCAATCTTAACATCATTGATTCTCATTGCTTTGCCAGAGCTAAGATGGAAAAACTTAAATCTCAGTATCTCTGGCAGCATATTCATTGGAGCACCCGTGTGAACGAGCTGTTGGGGAAACATGACAGTGCTATAAATACAGCGGAGATTAATCTGTTTGTCCGCAAAGTTTGTGACCATCTTGACGCAAGATTTCCTGAAGGTGAGCTTAAAGAATGGTCTGCATTTAGCCTAGAAACACTGGATTCAGCAATTGATTTTGATCACGGCAGAACTGATGTAACCAGACTGACAGAGAAGTTCCATGCTTTTCTAAAACAAAGAGATGATGACGTCACCGAGAACATCTGTCAACAGTACAGGGACTTCAAGTTCACCGtcaaagaaaaaagaaagacaggAGCGCTGCAGACATTCGATGAAATGGTAACCTGGGCACTAAAAACTCTGGACTTTGGGGAGCTTGCACAGTTAATTGACATTTGCGGGACATTTCAAGCGTCTAGTGCAGACTGTGAACGCGGTTTCAGTCTCATGAATCGTATCAAGACAAATTCACGCAACCGACTTCAGACCACCCACTTGGATCAGCTAATGACAATCCGGTCCACACAAGCAGATGGGTCTATCAATCTGGACAAGATCTATAACCACTGGAAAGGTATTAAGGACAGACGGGAGAAGTTTTAA